Part of the Nicotiana sylvestris chromosome 2, ASM39365v2, whole genome shotgun sequence genome, attgagaagcctgcccgaaagatggtacaggaagaaatgacccaaagagtgaaaaacttagaacaacggttgaaaaacatgcaagggttggcaggtcaaaagagtgttgccttcaaagatctatgtatgttccccgatgtccacttttCGCCTAGTTTCaaaactcccaaatttgaaaagtatgatggacatggagatcccatagcccacctgaaaaagtattgcaatcaactgagaggtgcgagaagaaatgaagaattactGATGGTTTATTTTAGGGAAGGCCTTACGAGAGTAGCCtctgaatggtttatggatcaagacacgtctcgttggtatgtctgggatgacatggcacaggcctttgtcaaacagttccaatacaacattgatattgccccagaccgcaattccctttcaaacttgaagaagaaaccaactgaaagtttcaaggaatatgccattaaatggagagagcaagcggccaaagtcaagccacccatggatgagcacgagttaatcactgtcttccttcaggctcaagagccagattattttcaaaacatgatgtccgcagtgggtaaatccttctcggaagcaatcaaaatgggggaaatgattgagaatggtcttaaaacaggcaaaattataagtcaagcaattctcaaagccgcaactTAGGCTGTCCCGATTGAATCCGATAATTTTAGTGAGACGAATGAGAAGcacgaagaaatcatgatgacatcagggtcgagaagaggtcctaggagagcatctcgaaggtatgagcaaccGCATCAGGTTTCCCATGATTCCCCTAAATACTATTATCCACTTCAAAACACTCAATACTCTGTTGctgcacctcagtatgttgtccggCCACCAAGACACCCCAAAAGGCGAGCACCAGCACCGCAAAATCTCCATCAGCCTCCATAAAATTTTcaaatgccctataacccacatccaaaccaggggtatagaagggaacaaaggctgaaagataattttacactaataggagagtcctatgcaagcttgtttgagaaattaaagtagtatgacatgattgcacctattcctccaaatcatatgGACCCCCGTGCAAGAatctttgacccttctaaaaggtgtgaatatcattccaatgcccaggggcacaatgttgaaagctgttgggatttgaaaagagaaatagaaaggatgatccaggaaaacctgattgtgatccaagacagtgcaCCCAGAATATTGCGCataatcctttacctgcacatcatgatgcacactttgtggggatgatgcctggtgacatggagtatgagaatcctcttgagaacttaCTAACTaaagttaatgatgttgaaattggagaaggctctgctgattctaatgagcaaatttgtggctaaatgtcaagcctagcaattgaaaagtcattccctcctaactaggaaggaatcttggtagcttgttttgatgttttttctattatctaggttatttcaaggttgtgatccagattttatttgttttattgagtcaaacacTTCTATtcctccattctgtttgtgtgagtcttgtctgtctgttctgttgctattttcattattcgggttattttagggttttaACTCGTATTttgggttgcttgtttagttgtaaaaccctttcatcctttactcaataaaatacagtttgtccttttgtgtcattctgttcctagttcttttGTCGCTaattctaatgacatgacatgcatgcggaaattttggctagatcttaggaactgatttaatctagaattggataactaaaacaaaaaataaaaaaaatacatttgaggatgaataaagagttggaatacttcggaactaaggtcgagtaaaattcactttCAAATctttgtgaagatcgggcttgaggatgtttaatcaagtgaagtttgttggaaagtttgtcactaagggatgaaaaaatgtcttgtggccatggcacaccaagaagacagacatgttcgtcaatgctgtgatcgcgaaaagataccatgtttgatgttctcgaggttgggaggccctttttctgctacccaaacactttaaatccttcgctaccccttttgagtctatgttattttctttgaataccctcttttggaatcaagtttagagtcaaaaaaaaagaaagaaaaaaaatccatgccccaagagtacaaactgggaaaattcttagaaagttcaaaaaaaagaagaagaaaagatttgtcaaaggtccatgccctaaaAATAGGagctggggcaacttgttttgaaaacaaaagaaaaagaaagaaaaaaaagaaaagaaaagaaaagaaaaaaaaaacagaaagaaaaatgaaaaaaaattagttaggtcagatgtttgaactacgttcgacctgattccttaaaaaaaggatacgtaggcagcctcacggttcggtccaaccaaataagaatttaaaagaaaacaaattcaaaaaaaaatccccaatagctgaaactggggcaaagattttatttcatttttaaaagagttgattccaaaagttgtaagtaTACAACCCCGTCATCTTTAGTCTATTTTGTGCCTCATGTCGGCCTTTCGTTCAACCCtgtccaaaaaccttccaaataaagacctcccgatatgccttcaagaatgccaagagaagcatgcaatgagcaacggttgtcatGCGACATGGAACACTGTCAGGATGCTCGCGCAagaaaccaaaagaaaaagaaaatagagaagaaaaatgagagagttttactAGTGAAAATCatcacgggcactataaggcgacggtaaacagagataaataaatgagagagacttgttggtgaaaactcctCGGGGCACCACaagtcgaaagtgagtcataaAGTTGGTGCGAAGAATTGGcataaacaagcccgacttcaaaggtcataagaatagtAAAAGGGAAGAAtgaattagtttgatagatcagccactaagtccaaaatgcatgttatgatcattaaggctactaattgaaaaaaaacaaattcttccttctgtccttccgacatgggcatttcttgttaatacttgtttctttgcatcattttgtcattcactgagtcagtccttgtcaaatcaagcaagaaaagatttcaaaatctgctaccagcttttcagttgcacaaagtgaatttggccagcacacttagttgttactgtcaacatgccttgaggattcatgcaaaggctctctctaaagactcttgtcagcctacttggcgcaagcaaagataactggtgattctctctgacagacaaattgctcaaaagcaggaagtcattcaagatatcggaaaatgtcacctaagcaaagatctccaattgGGATAAGGCTATTTGAGCTACAAATATAAATGGTactggtgtgaaacaatcagagttggtgcagaataaaagtcttttgagaccgactcaagctgattgagcagaaacCAAGCTGCCCAAggctcaaggccacaaaccgaccaccattttgaAAACTgaccaatttttctttgtgttaaataggaacaaagcagtgcaagaaaagtggttcaaaaaaaaaaaaaggaaaagaaaagaaaagactacaaagggaagtttctcaaatctttgcctttgttTGTCTTGCTAttatgcataaaatcttgccattgatatttacatttttcctcctagaataaaaagtcctagtctgatgaattttctcctaggataaacatcttagtctgatgaatctttctcctaatatacaaaaaaaaaatcatagtcTGAtgaaaattttctcctaagatagaagacctagtctaatgaactttctcctaggataaaaatcttagtctgatgaatctttctcctaagataccaaaaaaagagacctagtctgataaattttctcctaggatcaaaatcttagtctgatgaatctttttcctaagatagaagacctagtctgatgaactttctcctaggatataaatcttagtccgatgaacctttcttctaagataccaaaaaagaagtagaaaagagacctagtctgataaactctcctaggatcaaaatcttagtctgatgaatctttctcctaagatagaaaacctagtccgatgaattttctcctaggataataatttaaaaaaaagggaagtctgaatttgaaaaaaagaggagtcaatttttagttttcttaagattatcaacgtttagttttcctgaaatcagggggcccgcctggagaatagggtcagtttttactttagtcaagcttagtttatagttttccgcaagcTCAATCACGTTTaagagatgcacatcctagtcaagtcattaattttactctcatcattgcatttTCATTAACAACGCAAGTGATTTATATTtttgttaacactcacagatgttcccaatatcaaactggggcaggaaaatttcttttattttgtctgttttgttgtaatcaggtgcccacatggagaacaagggaagacaactcaagtttcaagggaaagcagtttcgaaggaagacaacttaagtttcaagggaaagcagtttcgaaggaagacaactcaagtttcaagggaaagcagtttcgaaagaagacagttcaagtttcagggaaaatggttcaaggtgcaagggaaaaaaGTGTCAaataacaagagaagacggttcaagttcagcaatcaggcgcccacctggaaaaaaaagggaattcaattcagaatgcaattcaggttagcaacaaaagaagctcgcgacAAGAATGCTAGTCAAcagtccaagatgatcaacagaagttagtcacaatccagaataaaaagaaaaaaaataaaaagaaagacaaaaagtgaatccaaatgtagaagttaatgaaagatgtgagctgctcaagacagggctaaggtcacaagctctgcatgtcccatcttggtttgaaaagctgaagaagattgaaccaacacctgcggctaacaagcatcaagattcagatcagagtccgcatgaagaaccaaccaagactcaagatcaagcttcagaagactcatagatatgaatcttgtaactcgtagctgataggcttagttagttttttttttaattttgatgtaataacgggacagCGGATCGGAACCtcagcggaacggcacctcgaccggctctccacctcggtactccatcacctcattcacttctgaactacacgtggcccgattcctttatagccaatgatatgtaggcagctcagataccagtgcttggtcacattctccttttctcttagttttggtctccttaaataagggtcgggtcaaaaaacctgtctagtcgttctttgtccgaaaactcttcgtgtttccagtcaaagaggggtagctgtagacatgtgatttttgaccctccccaagatttttcatattttagcacataaatatttaatttaggcctaatatagctatttcaactcatttgtactcttttactttattttattacaagaaaataaaaattacaaaaaataggttcattaatgttttatagtcattttttttaatcgtgaaaaaataccaaaaaatagttttgttttaacagtcagtcttattttaataattatttttacttaagtagggctaattaatatttttgataatatttctaTGTggataaagttttagttaattaagctaattttaagcaTAGCTAGTCATAAAGGCCCAAGTTTCTGGCCCATTCCTTAAGTCCAATAcccaatacccattaagctaaCCCTAGgaacccttctagactcttctttggaacaaaaaataaatgaaaagaccctaaggacctaaGAGCAATTAGCACAAAAATACACATTTAGACCTAGACCTATATAATAGGGGTAACACCTATCAGCTAGAAGAAGGAGGAGCTGAAGCGCCACAATACACAAAAAATATGACAACCCCATTTGCATTCCATTTCTCTTCTTCATCCCAGCAACAGCTTTCAGCAGCCTCACGCCTACCACACTACACACACCCATCAACAACCTCATCTCCACCACGAACCTATCCCCAAACCAGCCGTGAACCATCCATAAATCCATCGTCAAAACCACTATGAAACCTCTGTAATAGCAGCTTATGGAGTTACAGAATTTCATTTACAAAATCCCATGAAAATCAATCCCAATAACCAGCGAAAAGTAGCCATAGTAGCTCGTTTTCAGTTTGTTTGCCACCGAGTTTCCGGCGAGCTAGAGGTCCGttgagttccgtcgaggttcgAGTGTCGTCCGATGAGATTCCGCTTCACCGAGCGAGTTCGTTGATTGATTATCGTGTATTTGAGCAGTTATCAAAGAGTAAAGTGCATTGTTGAATTGCTGTTTGACACAGAGATTGAAAGGTGCGTTCATTGCTTGTATATCGCCGTAATGCGCATGGGTCTCAAGTCCATCCTCATTATAGTTTTTGCTGTATGTTAATATAATTTTAGTTTAGTTATCTCTGCATTACCCTTCTTGTTTTATATTGATTCATGTCGAAATGAGGATCGCTTTATCCATGTTGAGCTTTCCTTTCAAATATgttcatcattttgcttgaatGTTATAACAGTAGTATGCTAAATATCATATGTTTTTACAGTTTTAAAAGTTCAATTGAATAATGGACCTTATTGTTTTGAAAATCTCCAACgatttgaatttttgggagaaaATGATATATGATTTCGTTTAAAATAATGGTACAATTTTTATGTTGAAGTTGTCGGATTCAGATTATAGTTTAACTTTAGTCTTCATGATTTAATTGTTAGTCTAATTCTTTAATGCACGCTTTACAATGGTCTCACAATTTGAGAAGAATTATGAAATGCGTAGTTATTTTAGGCGTGTAatttaaattactttcctaaactcgggtgtgtatttatgtgactcaaatccaaatctcaacaacgttagataaaatgtgtcgtgaaccgcgggtgcatttatgtgacatagtccaagatgtgttttagatgacgttgaatctttctaaaaaaatatCTAAATAAAAGCggctataaagttaaaattgaaccataggctaaaatatgtattaaaaatcagataattaggccaatataatagttgagcgatcgtggtagaatcacggaacccgggaatgcctaacacgttcttccgggttaacataattccttacccggatttttgtgttcgcggactataaaacagagtcaatctttcctcgattcgggatttgaaccggtgacttgggacaccataaattatcctaagtggtgactctgaacaaataaaataatcctgtttcgattgtcacttaaattggaaaaaactcccttatacccctttcgggtagtaaaaaggaggtgtgacacactcaatgcctagaacttgccatgTGTGTGTACGAAGCGAAATGATAGTCTTAATTGGTCTGGAAAGTGATATAGGTGTTTCCTTGTTGAACCTATCTCTATATGTTTGCATCCACCTGATTGTGTATATtctagttaacccctttgagcttgtattcctgtttctttggcaaccacattacaagccttacccaagtTGTGAATTGTCTATCTTTTTGAACCCTATCACCTCTTAAAAGTACTTGAATTGTAATGAATATGGAAAAGTTAAAGCGCGGGGTGGTTGATTGGGCTTTTGAGTGGAGCTAATGAAATAAGAAGAAAGGTGCACTGTGTTAAAAAAAATAAGAGcacacttgaattgaaaaaaataaatatttttccttgctaagtggtgactcttgatgtaaaCGTGCTTAAAGAAGTAGGGGGTGTAACTCAGTGATGCAAATATGGAATGAAGGTTTGACAAAGGTATGGGcttaaaagtgaaaaaaatatatttaagtgCTTAGGAAGGTGTAGTCACTATACTCATATGTATCCTACCTGTCCCGCATCTAACactacaaccaaataaagtcttaCTTGATTCTAGACCAAaagagctcgattagtagagtattacactacgggcaagtCTATGGTGCATTGTTTGTGGCATGAGAGTTTATTTCTGAGGGTGAGTGAAATCTTACGTATGTGAATTCCTCAGTGTGTAAATTATAATGACATGACACAAGTCTCTTTTGTGGTGAGTAGGCACGTGATTCAggaaggaaaggtaagtctggACCTCTGACTGAGAATATGAAAGCCGGTTAGGGACATTACGTAGCTAGAGAGAGAGTCCACTCTTGAGGTTAGGAGGTTACGCCAAGGTAGTCTATCTATGTGATTCTTGGTATAAGGAGTAGGGAAGTAACCCAGTGATGATTAGGCCTATAGAGTATGGTTTTGTTGCTATAGGACTAGCAacagtttaagtgtggggtgttgatagtagCCTATATTATATGATGTAGATGCTATTTATGCTAGAAGTTAATCATACTTTATTGATGTTTTAAGTgttaaatgataacaaaatgctctaattgagATTTTTATGCTTTGCAGGAACTACTCCGAGTTAGCAGGAGGATATagagtgttttggagtcaattATGTAGATACAAGGCCAATTGAGAAGAGCCCGGATGAAAACGAGCaagaaaaggcaaaaaaaaaacTGGGTAATagtccaccgcgaccgcggtagggCCGCGGCTAGAACGCGGTGAAAGAAAAGCAGAAAACAGAATGTTTAAAATGACCGCGGTCGTGCCGCGGTTGGCCCGCTACCGCGGTCGATCTGAAGAAGACCAAGAAAGTTTAAGGGCTAAAGTATAAAGTGTGAGAAACTTATCCTAACCCtatataaactcaacaaactcgcccaagtaaaaaaaaaagcttgtttttagactcaattggaggcaagaacaagtatAAAAAGATAAAGACACCATTAGAGTTTTAATTCTTCTTCTTGTTAtcattattttgtgaattatGAATGATTTTATGGTTTTATCTTGTTTTACATGAGTAGATAAACATttaatctagggttgatggaaccaattgttagaTAAAGTTTTGACTTAGTTTTGTTATAATCGAGTCgggtttattatatgattgttgaACTatattttgtatggtgattaattgaatggacTTTTGATTAATCGTGTTTAATTgccttgtgttgcttgagaaagaatactaGGTTAGATTGTTATTGAACAATACCACTTTTGGATAATtaaagagattcattacttgaatttaaaagtggggttagagataacgaaactttggtgggataattcagAGCTGCATAAAttatcagctagagtagttccagagaatgctctagtaaattatcgtagttgatcgagagataattgcgataacccatagctcataatcctcatagagtattacggcgagattatagcAAAAGAGTTAAGAATTAAACTaccaattggggaaatcaataccCTAGATCTTTTTTACAATTGAATTATCTTTAATTTGGAATATTGTTAGTTTTAATATCATTTTACTTTAGTTAAACAAAACTCaatatttattgataaaaatcttgCATCTGAAAATTGTTTGAGCTTGTACTAGCATCactaagagttgtaatagataggttagttccttgaggattcgactccagacttgtaaaccggattatatttgcaacgaccgctttgtcttttataaggcatagttgggcgtgatcaaaatataagaaggtataagggtggtataaaaatttaatactatcttaatactctgtttggttagcaaaccatttgacaccgggataacttataccttatagaaggtggggtaattagcaccagTATAACTTATACGTTCTTaatagaaattatgcaattgtcattcttaatacaacataccaaacaatgaataaacaacaatcccaacataattaatcccagcataacttatcccaatataacttataccggcataacttataccggcataacttataccgatataaatcgtattccaaccaaacgacccaaGTTATGCTGAGATTAGTTATTGACTGTTTGATATCTGTTTTATTAATTCTGAAATTGTCGATTTTACTGCTTTATCCAGGAATCTTAATTTTGGGATTACGATTCCACCGTTTAGTagatataagttatcccggtactATTTTTAATTATGGGATAACTTATCTCAGAATTAATAATCAACAAGCAATAAGACAGTACTAAATATTTACCTTAGGATTATTTTGCTTATCCATCGTACAAATCAATACCCAAGAAAAATGGAGAAACATGAAATTTATGTTCCTAAGACTGAGCAGACACTTTTGGCAGTTCCCTTGTACAGAAGGGTCATTCTGTCCCTTGTGCACCACAGAAAAAAGGAAACTGTATGTACTCCATATAGCAAATTGTGTCTCCTTTTTCATCTCTTCTCAAATACATGTCCATTTGTCACAATTACTCATCCACTTTGAGAAAGCAAAGATAGCAAATTGTTAAAGCACTAAAAAACCCAACATACTCATAAACTATCTTCATTTCTTTCCCTCACGCTTCTCATCATCATCTTTTATCAACTCCTTTAAAAATTCTTCAATTGCAACATCTTCTCCACAACCTGCGATCTGAGAAACAGTTTCTGGAATACTAATAAATAGTCATTCTTCTCTAAATGCTTCAACTTTTCCATCTTTTCTTCAATCTTTTAGCTGCAAAAGAGATTCTTGGGTAATCAAATACAGGCCTTTCTTCAATCTGTGATCTGAGAAAAAAATTTTGTAGTAACAAAACAGAGtttttttcttttatgaactCACTTGAAATGCTTTAATAGTTCCATCTTTTTGCTCACTCTGAGCAGAAaacggtttttttttttttttgggataaTGGATACTAaaaaaatgtcagaattttaacaCTTCACATCAAGAACTCTGGTAAATCCTCTAAATTCTACAATTTGTCTATCTTTTCTCTATCTGTGAGCTGAAAGACAGCTTTTTGGGTAAATGGtactgaaaattttcaacttttaaTGCTTCTCATCCTGAATTTTGATGAATTTCCTTAAACTCTTAAACTAATCCATCTTTTTTCTCAACCTGTGAGCAAAaagatagtttttttttttgggttaaaAAATGTCAACTTTTGAAGCTAATAATGCTGACATAGAGAGAAATGGGAGTAACCGGAATGGTAGTTCCCGCCGTCACCGCCGCCGTAGACGTCGCCGGCGGCCGTCAATGGCGGCAAGCAGTGAGACAACAACTACAGATGGGAGTCTCAACTTCACTGATTCAGACTCTGACCAGTCTTGGCACTCACCTTTAGGCTCTATGGCTGGTGAAAGTGAGGGTATTTTGGTAAATTGTGAACCACAGAGGGACAACAAGCAAAAAAGAGGGTCATTCTCAGATGAGGAGATTGATTTGGAGAGTGGTGAATTGGAGTTGTTGAAATTGCATAATAAAGAAGAGAGGGATTGTAGGATTTGTCATTTGAGTTTGTTGAAAAGTGGTGGCATTAGTAGTAGTGGTGGAGATCAAGTGCAAGAGCATTCTATAGAGATGGCTATAGAATTGGGATGTTCTTGCAAAGGTGACTTAGGTGCTGCTCATAAACAGTGTGCTGAGACTTGGTTCAAAACCAAAGGAAACACGTGAGTACTATAACTCTCTCTCAATAGTCAGTCTCTCTCCCATTTTGTAGCTCCTTAATTTTAGTTTGTGTTTCGGTTGCATTACATGGTGTTTAGGAGTGGAGTCTTGGCGTAACAGGTAAAGTCGCTGCCATGTAACCAGGAGGTTACGGGTTCGAGTCGTGGAAACCGTCTCTTCTTACAGAAATGCatggtaagactgcgtacaatagacccttgtggtccggcccttccccgacCCCGCActatagcgggagcttagtgtacCGCGCTGCCCTTTTACATTACATGGTGTTTGTTTTGTTAGAGACAGACTTGTATGCAAGTATTGAATAAGTGAAAAATTGACCGGAATAGAGTGGAACAAATATAGAGTAGCCAATGAAGGGCAGAGTTACCTTGCCTGAACAGGGTTCAATTGATTCACCTTTTTTTAGAAAGTTATATTGCACAAGTAGggtaaaaataattttcttttgtgTATAAATAAATCGTTGTATCCTATT contains:
- the LOC104215784 gene encoding uncharacterized protein; this translates as MSTFEANNADIERNGSNRNGSSRRHRRRRRRRRPSMAASSETTTTDGSLNFTDSDSDQSWHSPLGSMAGESEGILVNCEPQRDNKQKRGSFSDEEIDLESGELELLKLHNKEERDCRICHLSLLKSGGISSSGGDQVQEHSIEMAIELGCSCKGDLGAAHKQCAETWFKTKGNTICEICGANALNIAGEQTNEANNATVASVAAPVGLSETRVFWHGRRVMNFLLASMVFAFVISWLFHFNILP